A genomic stretch from Podospora pseudoanserina strain CBS 124.78 chromosome 3, whole genome shotgun sequence includes:
- the ATG8 gene encoding ubiquitin-like protein atg8 (COG:Z; EggNog:ENOG503P2RB; BUSCO:EOG09265BTA) — translation MRSKFKDEHPFEKRKAEAERIRQKYADRIPVICEKVEKSDIATIDKKKYLVPADLTVGQFVYVIRKRIKLSPEKAIFIFVDEVLPPTAALMSSIYEEHKDEDGFLYITYSGENTFGGFETA, via the exons ATGAGATCCAAGTTTAAGGACGAGCATCCCTTTGAGAAGcgcaaggccgaggccgagcgCATTCGTCAAAAATATGCTGACCGCATTCCC GTTATTTGTGAGAAGGTTGAAAAGAGCGACATCGCTAccatcgacaagaagaagtacCTCGTTCCGGCCGATCTCACCGTGGGCCAGTTCGTCTACGTTATTCGCAAACGGATTAAACTCTCCCCAGAGAaggccatcttcatcttcgttGATGAGGTCCTGCCTCCAACCGCTGCTCTCATGAGCAGCATCTATGAAGAGCACAAGGATGAGGACGG ATTCCTTTACATCACATACTCGGGCGAGAACACCTTCGGTGGTTTCGAGACTGCCTAA
- the HEM13 gene encoding Coproporphyrinogen-III oxidase (COG:H; EggNog:ENOG503NUJX; BUSCO:EOG09262CUO), with protein sequence MPRFPAWRVCLQGTTPRRVLNVAVQGTWGGPCPPGSKIPLGAPAKVPVPRNPFRSSGINETFDSKSQISRARIASKRVVCGEDLSLGTARKPLTCPPSLEKWPHVGAEHRLIPSTELTNSPPTGRLVYKSCSNMASRRHAARFLSQFKLRPQLASRRSLSTLPSSTSSSSTFVPWARYAGLAAFGLIASVPLTYAMAVTEPLSMDSLSLAERDQQQKKNEGVSETSPMRLRMEKFIKEQQEQIVKALEEVDGTKFRKDEWQRKEGGGGITCCLQDGKVFEKAGVGVSVVYGTLPKPAIMKMSANHKNIAPDGEVPESLEFFAAGLSLIVHPKNPMAPTVHLNYRYFETAKPDGSSGAWWFGGGSDLTPSYLFDEDAIQFHRDLKEVCDKHNKDYYPKFKKWCDEYFYNKHRGEARGIGGIFFDDLDETVSDKENTFAFIQDSLKSFIPTYVPIVLKRKDMPFTEAEKDWQQIRRGKYVEFNLVHDRGTSFGLNTPGARVESILMSMPLTASWRYMHEPEPGSREARLVEILQNPKEWV encoded by the exons ATGCCCCGCTTTCCTGCCTGGAGGGTGTGCCTGCAAGGGACGACCCCGCGCCGTGTTCTCAACGTCGCAGTACAAGGAACATGGGGAGGCCCTTGTCCACCCGGCTCAAAAATCCCACTTGGGGCTCCGGCAAAGGTCCCGGTTCCCAGGAACCCATTCCGCAGCTCTGGAATCAACGAAACGTTCGATTCCAAAAGCCAGATCAGCCGAGCCAGAATCGCTTCCAAAAGGGTGGTCTGCGGAGAGGATCTGTCACTCGGCACTGCCCGTAAGCCGTTAACTTGCCCGCCGAGTCTTGAAAAGTGGCCTCATGTTGGCGCCGAGCATCGTCTGATCCCAAGTACCGAATTGACCAACTCTCCGCCAACGGGCCGGCTTGTATATAAAAGCTGCTCGAACATGGCCTCCCGTCGTCACGCTGCCCGTTTCTTGTCGCAGTTCAAGTTACGTCCTCAATTGGCCTCCAGGAGAAGCCTTTCAACTTTGCCCAGCTCGACATCTTCAAGCTCAACGTTTGTGCCGTGGGCCAGATACGCCGGGTTGGCAGCTTTCGGTCTGATTGCTTCGGTGCCATTAACCTACGCCATG GCCGTCACAGAACCCCTCAGCATGGACTCCCTCAGTCTCGCCGAGCGCGaccagcaacaaaagaagaacgAGGGCGTCTCCGAAACCTCCCCCATGCGCCTCCGCATGGAAAAGTTTATCAAGGAGCAACAAGAACAGATTGTAAAAGCTCTCGAAGAGGTAGACGGAACGAAATTCCGAAAAGACGAATGGCAGCGCaaggaaggcggcggcggcatcacCTGCTGCCTCCAAGACGGCAAGGTCTTTGAGAAGGCCGGCGTCGGCGTCAGCGTTGTCTATGGCACACTCCCCAAGCCCGCCATCATGAAAATGAGCGCCAACCACAAGAACATCGCCCCCGACGGGGAAGTCCCCGAGAGCCTTGAGTTCTTCGCCGCCGGCCTCAGTCTGATCGTCCACCCCAAGAACCCCATGGCGCCAACAGTCCACCTCAACTACAGATACTTTGAGACGGCCAAGCCGGACGGGTCATCGGGGGCGTGGTggttcggcggcggcagtgaTTTGACACCCAGCTATCTCTTCGACGAAGACGCGATACAGTTCCACAGAGACCTCAAGGAGGTCTGCGACAAGCACAACAAGGATTACTACCCGAAATTCAAAAAGTGGTGCGACGAGTACTTTTACAACAAGCACCGCGGCGAGGCGAGAGGGATCGGCGGCATCTTCTTTGACGACTTGGATGAAACCGTGTCTGACAAGGAGAACACGTTTGCTTTTATCCAGGACTCGCTCAAGTCGTTTATCCCGACATATGTCCCTATTGTGCTGAAGCGCAAGGACATGCCCTTTAccgaggcggagaaggactGGCAGCAGATCAGGAGAGGGAAATACGTCGAGTTCAACCTTGTACACGATCGGGGGACGTCGTTTGGGCTGAACACACCTGGCGCGAGAGTGGAGAGCATCCTTATGAGCATGCCGTTGACGGCGAGCTGGAGGTATATGCACGAGCCTGAGCCGGGGAGCAGGGAGGCGAGGCTGGTGGAAATCTTACAGAACCCAAAGGAGTGGGTGTAG
- a CDS encoding hypothetical protein (EggNog:ENOG503P5JF) — protein sequence MTLPTPRHFLTNLINRLPTIPLEPPQPPSINRTPNSNALSRIPVSHRHLIITLHVLFPNLVLPSLDLLDRGLVQKLALSDKIKSEEPDHDQAEDVRGAIYVVYSTTAAPSRRRKSVKPDPDDDRVGNRENSQKYVVHLQAWNCTCAAFAFSIVQSLLDEQPPQIPPELHLAEITTDDDKKEWEFGGMSTDGKAPNGGQIPTCKHLLACLLAERWGNALGGYVTSKQVGKGEMAVIVADV from the coding sequence ATGACCCTACCCACCCCACGAcacttcctcaccaacctcataaaccgcctccccaccatccccctgGAACCACCTCAGCCCCCATCAATCAACCGAACGCCCAACAGCAACGCCCTCTCCCGCATCCCCGtctcccaccgccacctaATCATAACCCTTCACGTCCTCTTTcccaacctcgtcctcccctccctcgacctcctcgaccgcGGCCTGGTTCAGAAACTCGCCCTCTCTGACAAGATCAAATCCGAAGAGCCAGATCATGATCAAGCAGAAGATGTGAGAGGCGCGATATACGTGGTGTattccaccaccgccgccccgtCCCGCAGACGCAAATCAGTCAAGCCCGACCCCGACGATGACAGGGTGGGAAATCGAGAAAACAGCCAAAAATATGTGGTGCATTTACAGGCATGGAACTGCACCTGCGCGGCGTTTGCTTTCTCCATCGTTCAATCACTCCTGGACGAACAGCCTCCCCAAATACCACCAGAGTTACACTTGGCAGAAATCACAACAGACGACGACAAGAAAGAATGGGAGTTTGGTGGCATGTCAACTGATGGGAAGGCCCCAAACGGGGGACAAATCCCCACATGTAAAcacctcctcgcctgccTCCTGGCCGAGAGATGGGGCAATGCGCTAGGGGGGTACGTAACCTCCAAAcaggtgggaaagggggagatggcTGTGATTGTTGCTGATGTTTAA
- the RPN8 gene encoding proteasome regulatory particle subunit (EggNog:ENOG503NVMV; COG:O; BUSCO:EOG09263KRO; MEROPS:MER0030134): MPTTTQETLSLVSRSVSVAPLVLLSVVDHYNRTDANTSKSKRVVGVLLGQNDGKNVRVSNSFAVPFEEDEKDPTVWFIDHNYIENMNDMFKKVNAREKLIGWYHSGPKLRASDLEINELFKRYTPNPLLVIIDVQPKESGVPTDAYFATEEIKDDGTTASKTFVHIPSIIEAEEAEEIGVEHLLRDIRDVAVGTLSTRVTNQLQSLQGLHFHLRDIQIYLQKVLDGELPVNHTILGNLQDIFNLLPNLSTPKSGGKADSDLQHAMSIKTNDQLMAIYLSSLIRAITAFHDLIENKNQNRQQAEEKEAAKKEEAANGKDGEKKEGGPAANGDAREGDKEKEGKEKKK; the protein is encoded by the exons AtgcccaccacaacccaagAGACGCTCTCGCTGGTGTCGCGCAGCGTCTCGGTTGCgcccctcgtcctcctctccgtTGTCGACCACTACAACCGTACCGATGCCAACACGTCCAAGAGCAAGCGGGTAGTCGGTGTTCTGCTGGGGCAAAACGATGGCAAGAATGTGCGGGTGTCAAACAGCTTCGCAG tTCCCTTTGAGGAAGACGAGAAGGACCCCACAGTCTGGTTCATCGACCATAACTATATCGAGAACATGAACGACATGTTCAAGAAGGTCAATGCGAGAGAGAAGCTCATAGGGTGGTACCATTCCGGCCCCAAACTGCGGGCCTCGGATCTCGAAATCAATGAGCTCTTCAAGCGctacacccccaacccattGCTGGTCATCATTGATGTCCAGCCAAAGGAGTCGGGCGTGCCCACAGACGCGTACTTTGCTacggaggagatcaaggat GACGGAACCACCGCTTCCAAGACCTTTGTCCACATACCGTCCATCATCGAAGCTGAAGAGGCCGAAGAAATCGGTGTCGagcacctcctccgcgaCATTCGTGACGTAGCCGTCGGCACACTATCCACCCGCGTGACGAACCAGCTCCAGTCCCTCCAAGGCCTCCACTTCCACCTGCGAGATATCCAAATCTACCTGCAAAAGGTCCTTGACGGCGAGCTCCCCGTCAACCACACGATTCTCGGCAACTTGCAAGACATCTTCAACCTGCTGCCCAACCTATCGACGCCCAAATCCGGCGGCAAGGCCGACAGTGACCTCCAGCACGCCATGAGCATCAAGACCAACGACCAGCTCATGGCCATCTACCTTAGCAGTTTGATTCGCGCCATCACCGCTTTCCACGACTTGATCGAAAACAAGAACCAGAACAGGCagcaggccgaggagaaggaggcggccaaaaaggaggaggcggcgaatgggaaggatggggagaagaaggagggcggCCCAGCGGCGAACGGGGATGCCAGGGAGGGAGataaagagaaggagggcaaagagaagaagaagtaa
- a CDS encoding hypothetical protein (MEROPS:MER0018320; EggNog:ENOG503P75F): MRVFSFLIAALTFFSGVIAVDIQKSVLISYPPETPDSVVDNAKKAIKDAGGVITHEYTLIKGFAAKVGEKVLETVTAWGEEYKVSVEEDEEVHTMGGSHIGI; the protein is encoded by the exons ATGAGAGTCTTCTCTTTCCTTATCGCGGCCCTGACCTTTTTCTCTGGCGTCATTGCCGTGGACATCCAAAAGTCGGTCCTGATCAGCTACCCCCCCGAGACCCCCGATTCGGTTGTCGACAatgccaagaaggccatcaAGGATGCCGGAGGAGTCATTACCCATGAGTACACTTTGATCAA GGGCTTCGCGGCCAAGGTTGGAGAGAAAGTATTGGAGACTGTTACCGCGTGGGGTGAGGAGTACAAGGTCTCGgtcgaggaagacgaggaggtgCACACCATGGGCGGCAGCCACATTGGAATCTGA
- a CDS encoding hypothetical protein (EggNog:ENOG503Q35I; COG:S) yields the protein MAQHSPHTQTALLKWVNTFDTRRKAGSLQDLRDGIILGQILEKMLAPEFQSSSLIQAPRSESDKKQNLETVYRGLARFLRTDNPLLAPSPSEFRAIAENPDDNALCEFLSAFLTAACLGSLSRTYVPKVLTLDKASQGEIAKIISQKSQLKEERESKRGEGDSGEEEDLDIQDARDPELMQEELDQMRDKVEILKKQNADLQTRLDKLLDTREAVLHDLRVSQDELQTLKRTRGQDASVAIRDMRNEVREKMDEIDRLEVLLDKETARAARLEKENETLRAKAERIVELQDKVTLLEHETKQQQQMIKGLENYKKKAQDLTAIQQRNRILDEQVQQYEAEMKLFEEVKEQNRRLQKEVDEKVRVLSSNEQEIIYTLQSKNVLQDTNEELKRKVEYLESKRQLDEATIRELQEQLQLGDIMQPSGSESPGAGATKFSLEHELEGTSDPTVALRLEVQKLKAENNLLRNNMAVASENERLRNELDLAGQRVDHYRETATDEMEKHAVAQEQIEALIANAIIHEELLLETTKECEAARKRIVELEQLTNDREREIIQVKAELEAVGQEQSEALEVLKSSDELISASLRTELEATRKQLKHKVFELEQMKDQLMGVLVSKDKTQKRLDDALAAAAPNGQQQADEATPAKSKKEDAEKIEKLKTALKQKLEQLEKSEQDKYELQRKLKVMENGGAYAAQKAANDQIIKTLQKENAMITTAWYDLSSRLQSNHVVLARRQDAPKSWINKQRQMVNATPRR from the exons ATGGCACAACACAGCCCTCACACCCAAACCGCCCTCTTGAAATGGGTTAATACCTTCGACACACGCCGCAAGGCCGGCTCCTTGCAGGACCTGCGAGATGGCATAATACTGGGCCAGATCCTCGAAAAGATGCTGGCCCCTGAATTCCAAAGCTCGAGCCTCATCCAGGCCCCCAGATCAGAATCCGACAAGAAACAGAACCTCGAGACCGTCTACCGCGGTCTGGCGAGGTTCCTCCGCAccgacaaccccctccttgCCCCCTCGCCCTCCGAGTTCCGAGCCATCGCCGAGAACCCAGACGACAACGCTCTCTGCGAGTTCCTCTCGGCCTTCCTCACAGCAGCCTGCCTGGGGTCTCTGTCGAGGACATACGTCCCCAAGGTTTTGACCCTTGACAAGGCAAGCCAGGGGGAGATTGCCAAGATCATCAGCCAAAAAAGTCAGCTcaaggaggaaagggaaagcaaacgaggggagggtgactctggggaagaggaggacctCGACATTCAGGATGCCCGGGACCCCGAGCTCATGCAGGAGGAACTGGACCAGATGCGCGATAAGGTGGAAATCCTCAAAAAGCAAAATGCTGATTTGCAAACCCGTCTCGACAAGCTGCTCGACACAAGAGAAGCCGTTTTGCATGACCTGAGGGTATCACAGGATGAGCTCCAGACACTGAAGCGGACCAGGGGGCAAGATGCCTCGGTGGCGATCCGGGACATGCGCAACGAGGTTCGCGAGAAGATGGACGAGATCGACCGATTGGAGGTTTTGCTCGACAAGGAAACAGCTCGGGCGGCCAGGCTAGAAAAGGAAAACGAGACTCTACGGGCCAAGGCCGAGAGAATTGTGGAACTTCAGGACAAGGTCACGCTGCTGGAGCATGAAACgaaacagcagcagcaaatgATCAAGGGACTCGAAAACTACAAGAAAAAGGCCCAGGACCTGACGGCTATCCAACAGCGCAACCGGATCCTCGACGAGCAGGTTCAGCAGTACGAGGCGGAAATGAAActgtttgaggaggtcaaggagcaAAACCGGAGATTGCAAAAGGAAGTCGACGAGAAAGTCCGGGTGCTGTCTAGCAACGAGCAGGAAATCATCTACACCCTCCAATCCAAGAATGTCCTCCAAGACACCAACGAGGAACTCAAGAGAAAGGTTGAGTATCTGGAATCCAAGCGCCAGCTTGACGAGGCCACCATTAGGGAGCTCCAGGAACAACTGCAACTGGGAGATATCATGCAGCCAAGTGGCTCCGAGAGTCCAGGGGCCGGCGCGACAAAATTCAGTCTTGAACATGAGCTGGAGGGCACATCGGATCCAACGGTGGCTCTGCGGCTGGAGGTTCAAAAGCTCAAGGCCGAGAACAACCTTTTACGAAATAACATGGCTGTGGCTTCTGAAAATGAAAGACTGCGGAACGAGCTCGATCTTGCTGGTCAGAGAGTGGATCACTATCGCGAAACGGCCacggatgagatggagaagcACGCCGTGGCCCAGGAACAGATAGAGGCACTTATTGCCAACGCCATTATTCATGAGGAGTTA CTGCTCGAAACCACCAAGGAATGCGAGGCCGCTAGGAAACGCATTGTGGAGCTCGAGCAGTTGACCAATGACAGAGAGCGGGAGATTATACAGGTCAAGGCAGAAT TGGAAGCTGTCGGACAAGAGCAGTCCGAGGCGCTCGAGGTGCTCAAGTCATCTGACGAGCTCATCTCGGCGTCTCTGCGCACCGAGCTAGAAGCCACCCGCAAGCAGCTGAAGCACAAGGTGTTTGAGCTCGAGCAGATGAAGGACCAGCTGATGGGTGTGCTGGTGTCCAAGGACAAGACGCAAAAGCGGCTGGACGATGcgctggcagcagcggcgcccaatgggcagcagcaggcggaCGAGGCAACGCCTgccaagagcaagaaggaggacgcCGAGAAGATCGAGAAACTCAAGACTGCGCTGAAGCAGAAGCTGGAG CAACTCGAAAAGTCGGAACAAGACAAGTATGAGCTACAGAGGAAGCTGAAGGTGATGGAGAATGGGGGGGCGTATGCTGCTCAAAAG GCGGCCAACGACCAAATCATAAAGACGTTGCAAAAGGAAAACGCCATGATCACGACGGCGTGGTATGATTTGAGCTCGAGGCTGCAGAGCAACCATGTGGTGCTGGCCAGGAGGCAGGACGCGCCGAAGAGCTGGATTAATAAGCAGAGGCAGATGGTTAATG CTACGCCGAGGAGATAG